Proteins encoded together in one Anopheles darlingi chromosome 3, idAnoDarlMG_H_01, whole genome shotgun sequence window:
- the LOC125956498 gene encoding elongation of very long chain fatty acids protein 7-like isoform X1 has protein sequence MDLYQYYFYENAGKNRDVGATTIKRCPSNKNPAPSFLILVDQRTKDWFLVGSPMPMVAIIICYLALVYYIVPRYMRNREAYQLKTFMGAYNLFQVLYCIFLITRLVQAGWRPYYFYKCVETDYSYEPKALLMVETTWYLMMIKLFELLETVLFVLRKKQNQVTLLHVYHHISTFVIAYIYTKYIGGSMLTFSIVANCIVHIIMYSYYFMSAYDVPLFKFLVAKYKKYITTIQLIQFCLIMANNLFGLNPSCNISHPFLAMYIPNILILTYLFGDFYKKSYGKSKSTKKAQ, from the exons atggacCTGTACCAGTATTATTTCTACGAAAATGCCGGTAAGAATCGTGATGTCGGTGCGACGACCATAAAACGATGTCCATCAAACAAGAACCCGGCCCCTTCTTTTCTTATTCTTGTAGATCAACGAACCAAAGACTGGTTTCTGGTGGGgtcaccgatgccgatggtcgCTATCATTATTTGCTATCTGGCACTCGTTTACTACATCGTGCCAAG ATATATGCGCAACAGAGAGGCCTATCAGCTGAAAACCTTCATGGGAGCCTACAATCTGTTCCAGGTCCTGTACTGCATATTTCTAATCACACGG TTGGTACAAGCCGGTTGGAGACCGTACTACTTCTACAAATGTGTCGAGACGGACTACTCGTACGAACCGAAGGCATTGCTGATGGTCGAGACCACTTGGTACCTCATGATGATCAAACTGTTCGAACTGCTCGAGACGGTACTGTTCGTACTCCGCAAAAAGCAGAACCAAGTAACGCTGCTGCACGTGTACCATCACATCAGCACCTTCGTGATAGCGTACATCTACACCAAGTACATCGGAG GAAGCATGTTGACCTTCTCGATTGTCGCTAACTGTATCGTTCACATCATCATGTACTCGTACTACTTCATGTCGGCTTACGATGTGCCCCTATTCAAGTTCCTGGTCGCTAAGTACAAGAAGTACATTACTACAATTCAACTG ATCCAGTTCTGTCTCATCATGGCCAACAATCTGTTTGGCCTCAATCCAAGCTGCAACATCTCGCACCCCTTCCTGGCGATGTACATCCCGAATATTCTCATTCTGACGTATCTGTTTGGCGATTTCTATAAAAAATCTTATGGCAAATCGAAATCAACTAAGAAAGCTCAATGA
- the LOC125956498 gene encoding elongation of very long chain fatty acids protein 7-like isoform X2, whose amino-acid sequence MDLYQYYFYENADQRTKDWFLVGSPMPMVAIIICYLALVYYIVPRYMRNREAYQLKTFMGAYNLFQVLYCIFLITRLVQAGWRPYYFYKCVETDYSYEPKALLMVETTWYLMMIKLFELLETVLFVLRKKQNQVTLLHVYHHISTFVIAYIYTKYIGGSMLTFSIVANCIVHIIMYSYYFMSAYDVPLFKFLVAKYKKYITTIQLIQFCLIMANNLFGLNPSCNISHPFLAMYIPNILILTYLFGDFYKKSYGKSKSTKKAQ is encoded by the exons atggacCTGTACCAGTATTATTTCTACGAAAATGCCG ATCAACGAACCAAAGACTGGTTTCTGGTGGGgtcaccgatgccgatggtcgCTATCATTATTTGCTATCTGGCACTCGTTTACTACATCGTGCCAAG ATATATGCGCAACAGAGAGGCCTATCAGCTGAAAACCTTCATGGGAGCCTACAATCTGTTCCAGGTCCTGTACTGCATATTTCTAATCACACGG TTGGTACAAGCCGGTTGGAGACCGTACTACTTCTACAAATGTGTCGAGACGGACTACTCGTACGAACCGAAGGCATTGCTGATGGTCGAGACCACTTGGTACCTCATGATGATCAAACTGTTCGAACTGCTCGAGACGGTACTGTTCGTACTCCGCAAAAAGCAGAACCAAGTAACGCTGCTGCACGTGTACCATCACATCAGCACCTTCGTGATAGCGTACATCTACACCAAGTACATCGGAG GAAGCATGTTGACCTTCTCGATTGTCGCTAACTGTATCGTTCACATCATCATGTACTCGTACTACTTCATGTCGGCTTACGATGTGCCCCTATTCAAGTTCCTGGTCGCTAAGTACAAGAAGTACATTACTACAATTCAACTG ATCCAGTTCTGTCTCATCATGGCCAACAATCTGTTTGGCCTCAATCCAAGCTGCAACATCTCGCACCCCTTCCTGGCGATGTACATCCCGAATATTCTCATTCTGACGTATCTGTTTGGCGATTTCTATAAAAAATCTTATGGCAAATCGAAATCAACTAAGAAAGCTCAATGA